A genomic segment from Bacillus cereus G9842 encodes:
- a CDS encoding YtzH-like family protein yields the protein MPINQQHQLEVLKDILVNHQSDCCGTVSECEQLERLIQSLLANDNISSDAKTMLNDVYSYSQSGKSSSNLDNHISNNQEQLTQWIAGMDNFS from the coding sequence ATGCCAATTAATCAACAACATCAATTAGAAGTGCTGAAAGATATTTTAGTCAACCACCAAAGTGATTGCTGCGGGACAGTTTCAGAATGCGAGCAATTAGAGCGCCTCATTCAATCGTTACTCGCAAACGATAATATAAGTAGTGACGCTAAAACAATGCTAAACGATGTATATTCTTATAGTCAATCGGGTAAATCTTCCTCTAATTTGGACAACCATATTTCCAATAATCAAGAACAACTTACTCAGTGGATTGCTGGAATGGACAATTTTTCTTAA
- a CDS encoding PepSY domain-containing protein has protein sequence MSWKGLVAGLGVGFAAGYLVANKVQEQSHISSEKALKMVKQALSHKGEITGSWVHMVPETFEKYDVAYEVYRGGLTTMLDDIQERFEFLVDAKTGTVLEVIAA, from the coding sequence ATGAGTTGGAAAGGTTTAGTAGCAGGTCTTGGCGTTGGGTTCGCAGCTGGTTATCTCGTTGCAAACAAAGTACAAGAACAATCCCATATTTCTTCAGAAAAAGCATTGAAAATGGTGAAACAAGCATTAAGTCATAAAGGTGAAATTACTGGCTCTTGGGTACATATGGTTCCAGAGACATTTGAAAAATATGATGTCGCATATGAAGTTTATCGCGGCGGTCTTACAACAATGTTAGATGATATACAAGAACGATTTGAATTTTTAGTTGATGCTAAAACAGGTACTGTTTTAGAAGTTATAGCAGCATAA
- the trmB gene encoding tRNA (guanosine(46)-N7)-methyltransferase TrmB: MRLRHKPYAMDRINEYSHIVIGNPEERAGNWKEVFGNEQPIHIEVGTGRGRFMYDMAKANPHINYIGIEKFTSVVVDALDKLIEEEVPNLKLINKDAEDLTVFFAKGEIDRVYLNFSDPWPKKRHTKRRLTYKTFLRNYEEVLVEGGEIHFKTDNQGLFEYSLMSMAEYGMLLTYLSLDLHNSDFEGNIMTEYEEKFSSKGHRIYRVEAKYRTEPMQ, from the coding sequence ATGCGTTTAAGACATAAACCATATGCAATGGATCGAATTAACGAGTATTCACATATCGTAATCGGAAACCCAGAGGAGCGCGCTGGTAACTGGAAAGAAGTATTTGGAAATGAACAACCAATTCATATTGAAGTAGGTACAGGTCGTGGCCGCTTTATGTATGATATGGCAAAAGCGAATCCACATATTAATTATATTGGAATTGAAAAATTCACAAGTGTTGTTGTAGATGCACTTGATAAATTAATTGAAGAAGAAGTGCCGAACTTAAAGTTAATTAATAAAGATGCTGAAGATTTAACAGTTTTCTTTGCAAAAGGTGAGATTGATCGCGTTTATTTAAACTTCTCAGATCCATGGCCAAAGAAGCGTCATACGAAGCGTCGTTTAACGTATAAAACGTTTTTACGTAATTATGAAGAAGTGTTAGTAGAAGGGGGAGAAATTCATTTTAAAACAGATAACCAAGGTTTATTTGAATATTCTCTTATGAGTATGGCTGAGTATGGTATGTTACTAACGTACTTAAGCTTAGATCTTCATAACAGCGACTTTGAAGGTAACATCATGACTGAATACGAAGAGAAATTCTCTAGTAAGGGTCATCGTATTTACCGAGTTGAAGCAAAATATCGTACAGAGCCTATGCAGTAA
- a CDS encoding phosphotransferase family protein — MNMEWLEQLLGKEWSLVPAGGVTGDAYIAQNGQQKLFLKRNTSPFLAVLSAEGIVPKLLWTRRVTNGDVISAQKWLPGQKLEPEDMKLERVAKLLKKIHSSKALVQMIQRLGKQPLHAQELLQQLQLVLRGDIRDDETIQQGLQYLMGSLKAIEYNEFVVCHCDVNHNNWILSDEDELFLIDWDGAVIADPALDLGMLLYWYIPRQEWSEWLGFYDIEMDESLLRRMRWYVIAQTILSIQWHTTKKQQAEAEYWHQYLQQLLASE; from the coding sequence ATGAATATGGAATGGTTGGAACAATTATTAGGAAAAGAGTGGAGTCTTGTACCGGCTGGTGGAGTAACGGGCGATGCATATATTGCGCAAAACGGACAACAGAAGTTATTTTTAAAGCGGAATACATCGCCCTTTTTAGCGGTATTGTCAGCAGAAGGAATTGTTCCAAAATTACTTTGGACAAGAAGGGTAACGAATGGTGATGTAATTTCTGCTCAAAAATGGCTTCCGGGACAGAAGCTAGAGCCAGAGGATATGAAACTAGAACGTGTTGCGAAACTTTTGAAGAAAATACACTCCTCTAAAGCGCTTGTACAGATGATTCAAAGACTTGGGAAGCAGCCGCTTCACGCACAAGAGTTATTACAACAACTGCAACTCGTTTTAAGAGGAGATATAAGGGATGATGAAACAATTCAGCAAGGCCTTCAATATTTAATGGGTTCATTAAAAGCTATTGAATACAATGAATTTGTTGTATGCCATTGTGATGTAAACCATAACAATTGGATATTGTCGGATGAAGATGAGTTGTTTCTAATTGATTGGGATGGAGCTGTAATTGCTGACCCGGCTCTAGACCTTGGTATGTTATTATATTGGTACATTCCGCGCCAGGAGTGGAGTGAGTGGCTCGGTTTTTATGATATTGAAATGGATGAATCGCTGCTTAGGCGTATGAGATGGTATGTGATAGCACAAACGATTTTGTCTATTCAATGGCATACAACAAAAAAACAGCAAGCAGAAGCTGAATATTGGCATCAATATTTACAGCAACTACTTGCTTCAGAATAA
- a CDS encoding YtnP family quorum-quenching lactonase — protein sequence MEQLQIGDIKVTWLKGGNTHLDGGAMFGVVPKVLWSRKYTHNDTNHIYLRTDPLLLQTKDGNMLIDSGIGNGKLNEKMKRNQGVTEESSVYESLEKQGLKPEDIQYVLMTHLHFDHASGLTKWEDDHLVPAFPNAKVYVSETEWNEMRNPNIRSRNTYWKENWEPIVDQVVTFQQEIEITDEIKMTHTGGHSDGHAVIALESQGETMLHLADLLPTHAHQNVLWVMAYDDYPMTSIENKQKWMKYGAEKEAWFTFYHDAYYRAVKWNEEGHIVEKIERKTSIEA from the coding sequence ATGGAACAGTTACAAATTGGAGATATAAAAGTAACGTGGTTAAAAGGCGGGAATACACATTTAGATGGAGGGGCAATGTTTGGTGTTGTGCCGAAAGTACTTTGGTCACGTAAATATACACATAATGACACAAATCATATTTACTTACGAACAGATCCGTTACTATTACAAACGAAAGATGGAAATATGCTCATTGATTCAGGAATAGGAAACGGTAAGTTGAATGAGAAGATGAAACGAAATCAAGGTGTAACAGAAGAATCATCGGTTTATGAATCGTTAGAAAAACAGGGATTAAAGCCTGAAGATATTCAATATGTTTTAATGACACACCTTCATTTTGATCATGCATCTGGTCTAACAAAATGGGAAGATGATCACCTTGTACCGGCATTTCCAAATGCGAAAGTTTACGTAAGTGAAACAGAGTGGAATGAAATGAGGAATCCAAACATTAGATCACGTAATACATATTGGAAGGAAAATTGGGAGCCAATTGTAGATCAAGTTGTTACGTTCCAGCAAGAAATAGAAATTACAGATGAAATCAAGATGACGCATACCGGTGGTCATAGCGATGGACATGCAGTTATCGCTTTGGAGAGTCAAGGAGAAACGATGCTACATTTAGCAGACCTATTGCCGACACACGCGCATCAAAATGTATTATGGGTAATGGCATACGATGATTATCCGATGACTTCGATTGAAAATAAGCAAAAGTGGATGAAGTATGGTGCTGAAAAAGAGGCGTGGTTTACGTTTTATCATGACGCATATTATCGTGCTGTGAAGTGGAATGAGGAAGGACATATTGTAGAAAAAATAGAACGGAAAACGAGTATAGAAGCTTAA